From the Euphorbia lathyris chromosome 6, ddEupLath1.1, whole genome shotgun sequence genome, one window contains:
- the LOC136232668 gene encoding protein ABIL2-like isoform X1 has protein sequence MTASSISREASNYDEVSMQQSLLFSDSLKDLKNLRTQLYSAAEYFELSYTNDDQKQIVVETLKDYAIKAIVNTVDHLGSVTYKVNDLLDEKVDEVSGTEFRVSCIEQRLRTCQEYIDHEGVTQQSSVMDTPKYHKRYILPVGETMHGAIRTKAKYIGCSLDDEDEWHQFRNAVRATITETPTPPVRRGRSPSPSPRPPPQRSATFSFTSTMPKKESDKRSVSPYRFPLLRSGSMSSRPTTPNSSRPTTPNSAAPARRRYPSEPRKSASMRMQSEKGSPKDMEQNPSKSKRLLKALLSRRKSKKDEMLYTYLDEY, from the exons GATTTGAAGAATCTGAGAACACAGTTATACTCAGCAGCTGAGTATTTTGAGCTATCTTACACGAATGATGACCAGAAACAGAT AGTAGTAGAGACATTGAAAGATTATGCAATTAAAGCTATTGTGAATACTGTGGATCATTTGGGTTCAGTGACGTATAAAGTTAATGATCTTCTGGATGAGAAGGTTGATGAAGTTTCGGGAACAGAATTCCGTGTTTCATGCATTGAACAG AGACTACGGACGTGCCAAGAATATATAGATCACGAGGGTGTCACACAACAGTCATCGGTAATGGATACGCCCAAGTACCATAAACGTTACATCTTGCCTG TTGGAGAGACGATGCATGGAGCCATTCGTACTAAAGCAAAATACATAGGATGCAGCctagatgatgaagatgagtGGCATCAGTTCCGGAATG CTGTCCGAGCAACGATAACCGAAACACCAACACCTCCAGTCAG AAGAGGACGTTCCCCATCTCCTTCTCCACGACCACCTCCACAACGATCCGCAACCTTTTCTTTTACTTCTACTATGCCTAAAAAAGAATCCG ATAAGCGCTCAGTTTCCCCCTATCGGTTTCCATTGTTGCGTTCGGGGTCCATGTCAAGTAGGCCGACAACGCCCAATAGCAGCAGACCTACTACTCCGAATTCGGCTGCTCCTGCAAGGAGACGG TATCCTTCGGAGCCTCGAAAATCAGCTTCAATGCGAATGCAAAGTGAAAAGGGAAGTCCTAAAGACATGGAGCAAAACCCGAGCAAAAGTAAACGGCTACTCAAAGCATTGCTTAGTCGGCGGAAATCGAAGAAAGATGAAATGTTATATACATACTTGGATGAATATTGA
- the LOC136232668 gene encoding protein ABIL2-like isoform X3 has product MMSFCFKKFLSHRRGIIKLEVQDLKNLRTQLYSAAEYFELSYTNDDQKQIVVETLKDYAIKAIVNTVDHLGSVTYKVNDLLDEKVDEVSGTEFRVSCIEQRLRTCQEYIDHEGVTQQSSVMDTPKYHKRYILPVGETMHGAIRTKAKYIGCSLDDEDEWHQFRNAVRATITETPTPPVRRGRSPSPSPRPPPQRSATFSFTSTMPKKESDKRSVSPYRFPLLRSGSMSSRPTTPNSSRPTTPNSAAPARRRYPSEPRKSASMRMQSEKGSPKDMEQNPSKSKRLLKALLSRRKSKKDEMLYTYLDEY; this is encoded by the exons GATTTGAAGAATCTGAGAACACAGTTATACTCAGCAGCTGAGTATTTTGAGCTATCTTACACGAATGATGACCAGAAACAGAT AGTAGTAGAGACATTGAAAGATTATGCAATTAAAGCTATTGTGAATACTGTGGATCATTTGGGTTCAGTGACGTATAAAGTTAATGATCTTCTGGATGAGAAGGTTGATGAAGTTTCGGGAACAGAATTCCGTGTTTCATGCATTGAACAG AGACTACGGACGTGCCAAGAATATATAGATCACGAGGGTGTCACACAACAGTCATCGGTAATGGATACGCCCAAGTACCATAAACGTTACATCTTGCCTG TTGGAGAGACGATGCATGGAGCCATTCGTACTAAAGCAAAATACATAGGATGCAGCctagatgatgaagatgagtGGCATCAGTTCCGGAATG CTGTCCGAGCAACGATAACCGAAACACCAACACCTCCAGTCAG AAGAGGACGTTCCCCATCTCCTTCTCCACGACCACCTCCACAACGATCCGCAACCTTTTCTTTTACTTCTACTATGCCTAAAAAAGAATCCG ATAAGCGCTCAGTTTCCCCCTATCGGTTTCCATTGTTGCGTTCGGGGTCCATGTCAAGTAGGCCGACAACGCCCAATAGCAGCAGACCTACTACTCCGAATTCGGCTGCTCCTGCAAGGAGACGG TATCCTTCGGAGCCTCGAAAATCAGCTTCAATGCGAATGCAAAGTGAAAAGGGAAGTCCTAAAGACATGGAGCAAAACCCGAGCAAAAGTAAACGGCTACTCAAAGCATTGCTTAGTCGGCGGAAATCGAAGAAAGATGAAATGTTATATACATACTTGGATGAATATTGA
- the LOC136232668 gene encoding protein ABIL2-like isoform X2, translating into MTASSISREASNYDEVSMQQSLLFSDSLKDLKNLRTQLYSAAEYFELSYTNDDQKQIVVETLKDYAIKAIVNTVDHLGSVTYKVNDLLDEKVDEVSGTEFRVSCIEQRLRTCQEYIDHEGVTQQSSVMDTPKYHKRYILPVGETMHGAIRTKAKYIGCSLDDEDEWHQFRNAVRATITETPTPPVRGRSPSPSPRPPPQRSATFSFTSTMPKKESDKRSVSPYRFPLLRSGSMSSRPTTPNSSRPTTPNSAAPARRRYPSEPRKSASMRMQSEKGSPKDMEQNPSKSKRLLKALLSRRKSKKDEMLYTYLDEY; encoded by the exons GATTTGAAGAATCTGAGAACACAGTTATACTCAGCAGCTGAGTATTTTGAGCTATCTTACACGAATGATGACCAGAAACAGAT AGTAGTAGAGACATTGAAAGATTATGCAATTAAAGCTATTGTGAATACTGTGGATCATTTGGGTTCAGTGACGTATAAAGTTAATGATCTTCTGGATGAGAAGGTTGATGAAGTTTCGGGAACAGAATTCCGTGTTTCATGCATTGAACAG AGACTACGGACGTGCCAAGAATATATAGATCACGAGGGTGTCACACAACAGTCATCGGTAATGGATACGCCCAAGTACCATAAACGTTACATCTTGCCTG TTGGAGAGACGATGCATGGAGCCATTCGTACTAAAGCAAAATACATAGGATGCAGCctagatgatgaagatgagtGGCATCAGTTCCGGAATG CTGTCCGAGCAACGATAACCGAAACACCAACACCTCCAGTCAG AGGACGTTCCCCATCTCCTTCTCCACGACCACCTCCACAACGATCCGCAACCTTTTCTTTTACTTCTACTATGCCTAAAAAAGAATCCG ATAAGCGCTCAGTTTCCCCCTATCGGTTTCCATTGTTGCGTTCGGGGTCCATGTCAAGTAGGCCGACAACGCCCAATAGCAGCAGACCTACTACTCCGAATTCGGCTGCTCCTGCAAGGAGACGG TATCCTTCGGAGCCTCGAAAATCAGCTTCAATGCGAATGCAAAGTGAAAAGGGAAGTCCTAAAGACATGGAGCAAAACCCGAGCAAAAGTAAACGGCTACTCAAAGCATTGCTTAGTCGGCGGAAATCGAAGAAAGATGAAATGTTATATACATACTTGGATGAATATTGA